One region of Blattabacterium cuenoti genomic DNA includes:
- the rplK gene encoding 50S ribosomal protein L11 encodes MVEKNKKIIKKIKIQKINGGKASPAPPIGPILGSSGVNIMEFCKQYNYRTQEKKGEICPVIITIYEDKSFSFLIKKPPVSIQLLNIIKKEKGSKEPNRSKIGKINFDEIKKIAKNKIKDLNCFSMKSAVSMVSGTAKSMGIEIIDT; translated from the coding sequence ATGGTAGAAAAAAATAAAAAAATAATAAAAAAAATAAAAATTCAAAAAATAAATGGAGGTAAAGCTAGTCCAGCTCCACCTATTGGTCCAATTTTAGGAAGTTCTGGAGTAAATATCATGGAATTTTGTAAACAATATAATTATCGTACTCAAGAAAAAAAAGGTGAAATATGTCCTGTTATTATAACTATTTATGAAGATAAATCATTTTCCTTTTTAATAAAAAAACCTCCTGTTTCTATTCAATTGTTGAATATAATAAAAAAAGAAAAAGGTTCTAAAGAGCCTAATAGGTCAAAAATTGGAAAAATAAATTTTGATGAAATTAAAAAAATAGCAAAAAATAAAATAAAGGATTTAAATTGTTTTTCAATGAAATCTGCTGTATCTATGGTTTCTGGTACTGCAAAATCTATGGGTATAGAAATTATCGATACTTAA
- the rplL gene encoding 50S ribosomal protein L7/L12 has protein sequence MIEKIAEQLVNLTVKQVNELATILKKEYGIEPYNSVKLENTSKSKEEISKKEEKTVFNIILKSSGNSKLSVVKLVKEITGKGLRESKDLVDNIPSLIKDSVNKKEAEDLKNKFEGIGAIIEIE, from the coding sequence ATGATAGAAAAGATAGCAGAACAATTAGTTAATTTAACTGTAAAACAAGTTAATGAATTAGCTACTATTCTAAAAAAAGAATATGGAATAGAACCATATAATTCAGTAAAATTAGAAAATACTTCTAAAAGTAAAGAAGAAATATCTAAAAAAGAAGAAAAAACTGTTTTTAATATAATTCTTAAATCTTCTGGAAACTCTAAATTATCTGTTGTAAAATTAGTTAAAGAAATAACTGGAAAAGGACTTAGAGAGTCTAAAGATTTAGTAGATAATATTCCTAGTTTAATTAAAGATTCTGTAAATAAAAAAGAAGCAGAAGATTTAAAAAATAAATTTGAAGGAATAGGCGCTATAATTGAAATAGAATAA
- the rplA gene encoding 50S ribosomal protein L1, with translation MSNKLTKNRKKIIEKISKKKYSLEEATVLIKEINFVKFDASVDICVHLGVDVRVPNQIVRGTVQLPHGIGKKVYVLALVTKDKELEVKEAGADYVGLHYIEKIKSGWKNHIDIIIAMPSIMNQLGSIAKILGPKGLMPNPKMDTVSIDPAKSIKEIKSGKIFFKTDRYGIIHASIGRVSFFHQHLLDNIKVFMKKIVHNKPSSSKGTYIKSIYLSTTMSNSIPLDSKIFVNK, from the coding sequence ATGTCAAATAAATTAACTAAAAATAGAAAAAAAATTATAGAGAAAATCTCTAAAAAAAAATATTCTTTAGAAGAAGCTACAGTTCTTATTAAAGAAATAAATTTCGTTAAATTTGATGCCTCAGTTGATATTTGTGTACATCTTGGTGTAGATGTTCGTGTTCCAAACCAAATAGTTAGGGGAACAGTACAATTACCTCATGGAATAGGTAAAAAAGTTTATGTTTTAGCTTTGGTAACTAAGGATAAAGAGTTAGAAGTTAAAGAAGCTGGAGCAGATTATGTGGGATTACATTATATTGAAAAAATTAAATCTGGATGGAAAAATCATATCGATATTATTATAGCTATGCCTTCTATTATGAATCAGTTAGGTAGTATTGCAAAAATATTAGGACCAAAAGGATTAATGCCAAATCCTAAAATGGATACGGTTTCTATAGATCCAGCAAAATCTATAAAAGAAATTAAATCTGGAAAAATTTTTTTTAAAACAGATCGTTATGGTATTATTCATGCTTCAATAGGAAGAGTTTCATTTTTTCATCAACATTTATTAGATAATATAAAGGTATTTATGAAAAAAATTGTACACAATAAACCTTCTAGTTCTAAAGGAACTTATATAAAAAGTATTTATTTATCTACTACAATGAGTAATAGTATTCCATTAGATTCAAAAATTTTTGTGAACAAATGA
- the nusG gene encoding transcription termination/antitermination protein NusG yields the protein MSDLYRKWYVIKTISGQENKVKLYIENEIRDNGFQEYIGKVLVPIEKVIQMRKGKKIYREKVHYPGYVMIEANLEGEAIHAIKNVPGVINFLSEGKGNSAIPIPMRKEEVNKMLGYIDKLSESYENINLPFIVGETIKVIDGPFNGFNGTIEKINEEKRKLELAVLIFGRKTPLELNFTQIEKI from the coding sequence ATGAGTGATTTGTATAGAAAATGGTATGTAATAAAAACCATTAGTGGACAAGAAAATAAAGTAAAATTATATATTGAGAATGAAATTAGAGATAATGGATTTCAAGAATATATAGGAAAAGTATTAGTACCTATTGAAAAAGTTATACAGATGAGAAAAGGTAAAAAAATTTATAGAGAAAAAGTTCATTATCCTGGATATGTTATGATTGAAGCTAATTTAGAAGGAGAAGCTATTCATGCTATTAAAAATGTTCCTGGTGTTATTAATTTTTTAAGTGAAGGAAAAGGAAATTCTGCCATACCTATTCCTATGAGAAAAGAAGAAGTTAATAAAATGTTAGGTTACATAGATAAACTTTCTGAAAGTTATGAAAATATTAACCTACCTTTCATTGTAGGAGAAACAATTAAAGTTATAGACGGTCCTTTTAATGGATTTAATGGAACAATTGAAAAAATTAACGAAGAAAAAAGAAAATTAGAATTAGCTGTTTTAATTTTTGGTAGAAAAACTCCATTAGAATTAAATTTTACACAAATAGAAAAAATTTAA
- the rplJ gene encoding 50S ribosomal protein L10, with protein sequence MNKKNKKKELLELVSLLSNIETIYLIDISNLNCNQISVLRKNFHEQNIQMKVVKNTLLRKAMEKNDKFYSFFSILNGNTTILFSNKMKENIASKIIKNFHIQEKIDKPYLKGAYIQKSFYFGNESLDLIINIKSKEDIIANILYTLQFPMIHIILSLSNIYGILNALSSQNKINISK encoded by the coding sequence ATGAATAAAAAAAACAAAAAAAAAGAATTGTTGGAATTAGTTTCCTTATTATCTAATATTGAAACAATATATTTAATTGATATATCCAATTTAAATTGTAATCAAATATCTGTTCTTAGAAAAAATTTTCATGAACAAAATATTCAAATGAAAGTGGTAAAAAACACTTTATTAAGAAAAGCTATGGAAAAAAATGATAAATTTTATTCTTTTTTTTCTATTCTAAATGGAAATACTACTATTTTATTTTCTAATAAAATGAAAGAAAACATAGCTTCAAAAATTATAAAAAATTTTCATATTCAAGAAAAAATAGATAAACCTTATTTAAAAGGAGCTTACATTCAAAAATCTTTCTATTTTGGTAATGAAAGTTTAGATTTAATTATTAACATCAAATCTAAAGAAGATATTATTGCAAATATTTTATATACGCTTCAATTTCCAATGATACATATTATTTTATCTTTATCAAATATATACGGAATATTAAATGCTTTATCTTCACAAAATAAGATAAACATATCTAAATAG